Proteins found in one Candidatus Brocadia sp. genomic segment:
- a CDS encoding flagellin, whose protein sequence is MSTRINTNINALNALRSLSDISGRLSVSQLRLATGKRINTSGDDAAGYTIAKKFNARAEGLGQALSNIGSAKNLLSVAEGHLNNIVDILTQMKTKATQAADDSLGTSERTAIKAELAALATQINLEVTQATWNSKSIFSGTGSSNATAGNVLFKFQIGGGNSTTNDILQFNLLKTGNVSLESGNTGFKATQLRLDASGGTRLSGNTLAGSLLGSSASAQTLMGRIDSAVADVSEALSYVGAVVNRLSYQETSLTVAKTNTEAARSRIEDADMAYEQLNATKLQILQQTASSMLAQANSGPQSILSLFR, encoded by the coding sequence ATGAGTACAAGAATTAATACAAATATTAATGCGTTAAACGCTCTGAGGTCGCTGTCAGATATCTCTGGTCGTTTGTCTGTTTCTCAATTACGTTTGGCTACAGGCAAAAGGATCAATACTTCAGGGGATGATGCAGCTGGTTATACTATTGCGAAAAAGTTTAATGCACGTGCAGAAGGCCTTGGTCAGGCATTAAGTAATATTGGATCGGCCAAAAATCTTTTGTCAGTTGCAGAAGGTCATTTGAACAATATCGTTGACATCTTGACACAGATGAAGACAAAGGCGACCCAGGCAGCCGATGACTCACTTGGTACATCAGAACGTACAGCTATTAAGGCTGAACTTGCCGCCTTGGCAACACAAATTAATCTTGAAGTCACGCAGGCCACTTGGAACTCCAAGTCAATATTTAGCGGTACCGGTTCTAGCAATGCTACTGCTGGTAACGTACTATTTAAATTTCAAATAGGTGGTGGAAACAGTACCACAAACGACATATTACAATTTAACTTGTTAAAGACTGGCAACGTCAGCTTGGAGAGCGGTAATACTGGTTTTAAGGCTACTCAATTAAGGCTTGATGCTAGTGGAGGAACGCGTCTCAGTGGTAATACCCTTGCAGGTTCATTATTAGGTTCATCAGCATCAGCACAAACATTGATGGGTAGAATAGACAGCGCTGTTGCCGATGTATCAGAGGCGTTGAGCTATGTTGGTGCCGTGGTGAACAGGCTTAGCTATCAGGAAACAAGCTTGACTGTGGCAAAGACAAATACCGAGGCAGCAAGAAGCCGAATTGAGGATGCAGACATGGCGTATGAGCAGTTGAATGCAACAAAGTTACAGATATTACAACAGACTGCCAGCTCAATGCTCGCCCAAGCAAATTCAGGACCGCAGTCCATATTAAGCCTTTTCAGATAA
- a CDS encoding glycosyltransferase family 41 protein produces MEQKVTVERYLQQGIEFVKQGMLHHALALFEKILNVHPEDPQVLFNIAVVLDQLGQRENALSLLHRSMDADPAFANPHYYMGRLYLQARRYSEAYCAFRDAIARDVEFVPAYEGIRIASSAMGQFAMMDKADIVFYTGGHPFHGRTIEEKGLGGSESALIYIARSLAANGKRVHVFCNCDQPGEYDGVRYGNLVDFHIYRKQYSLPVMISSRSLRPFKVAMQSQVRILWIHDAVNVPFLEGEDPAHIPMDCIFAISHWQRDEWSRHFGVPIERFFITRNGVDLTMFRPAEKRSRRRLIYVSRPDRGLDVLLELFPYIRQRVPGAELHIYSYQLPGDSMDECICRKTQQPGVYMHGSLPKAGLAAEMALARLMVYPCIWPETSCIAAIEAQASGTPVVTSTLAALSETVHDGVSGYLIPGNPHTAEFGRRFIEVVVTLMNDDDMWQRLSLGARYRSELLHDWTVIAKEWMAELKRLTDTKKRGL; encoded by the coding sequence ATGGAACAAAAGGTGACCGTTGAAAGATACCTGCAACAGGGAATTGAATTTGTCAAACAAGGTATGTTGCATCATGCCCTTGCACTTTTTGAAAAGATTCTAAATGTTCATCCCGAAGATCCCCAAGTACTATTTAACATTGCTGTAGTCCTTGATCAACTAGGGCAACGGGAAAACGCATTGTCGTTGTTACATCGGAGTATGGATGCTGATCCAGCTTTCGCTAATCCACACTATTACATGGGTAGATTGTACCTGCAAGCACGACGCTATTCTGAAGCATATTGTGCATTTCGTGATGCAATTGCTCGCGATGTAGAATTCGTTCCTGCTTACGAGGGGATACGAATAGCATCATCTGCTATGGGTCAATTTGCGATGATGGACAAGGCGGACATTGTATTTTACACTGGCGGTCACCCGTTTCATGGGAGGACAATAGAAGAAAAGGGTCTGGGGGGAAGTGAGAGTGCCCTTATCTATATAGCTCGTTCTTTGGCCGCAAATGGAAAGCGGGTTCATGTTTTTTGTAATTGTGATCAACCCGGTGAATATGATGGTGTACGTTACGGCAATCTCGTCGACTTTCATATCTACCGTAAACAGTACTCGTTGCCAGTGATGATTTCGTCGCGTTCTTTACGTCCGTTCAAGGTAGCAATGCAGTCACAGGTGCGCATTCTCTGGATACACGATGCAGTTAATGTGCCTTTCCTGGAAGGCGAAGATCCAGCCCACATACCGATGGATTGCATCTTTGCAATTAGTCATTGGCAGAGGGATGAATGGTCACGTCATTTTGGTGTTCCTATCGAACGTTTCTTTATAACACGCAATGGTGTGGATTTAACCATGTTTCGACCGGCCGAAAAAAGGAGTCGCCGTCGCCTTATTTATGTTAGCCGCCCGGATCGGGGTTTGGATGTTCTGCTGGAACTGTTTCCGTACATCCGGCAGAGAGTCCCAGGTGCTGAGTTGCATATCTATTCATATCAACTGCCAGGCGATAGCATGGACGAATGCATCTGCCGGAAAACACAACAGCCCGGGGTTTACATGCATGGAAGCTTACCCAAAGCAGGCTTAGCTGCTGAGATGGCCCTCGCTCGTCTAATGGTTTATCCCTGTATCTGGCCAGAAACTTCATGCATTGCCGCCATTGAAGCACAGGCATCAGGAACACCAGTTGTTACGAGCACTCTAGCGGCTTTGTCAGAAACGGTACATGACGGAGTAAGTGGATACCTTATTCCCGGTAACCCTCATACTGCTGAATTTGGACGTCGCTTTATCGAGGTTGTAGTTACTCTTATGAACGATGATGATATGTGGCAAAGGTTAAGTCTGGGTGCTCGTTATCGCAGTGAGTTACTCCACGATTGGACTGTTATTGCTAAGGAATGGATGGCAGAGTTGAAGAGGCTGACAGACACAAAGAAACGTGGTTTATAA
- a CDS encoding flagellar protein FliS: MIATKKMSNAYLEQEIMTLNPVQLLIKAYDAGIAACNRKDETKSCAVLAELIDSLNFDYAEIANSLFRLYEYCMREIKRGNYESTLKILKELRETWIQVQNSVQTETLQSCSL; the protein is encoded by the coding sequence ATGATTGCTACAAAAAAGATGAGTAATGCCTATCTAGAACAGGAAATTATGACATTAAATCCGGTTCAACTACTGATTAAAGCTTATGATGCGGGAATCGCTGCATGCAACCGCAAAGACGAAACCAAATCATGTGCGGTACTTGCAGAATTAATTGATTCTCTTAACTTTGATTATGCAGAAATCGCCAATTCTTTGTTCAGATTGTACGAGTATTGTATGCGGGAAATTAAACGGGGTAATTATGAGTCTACCTTAAAGATCCTGAAGGAATTACGAGAAACATGGATTCAAGTACAAAACAGCGTTCAAACCGAAACTTTACAATCATGTAGCCTATAA